From a region of the Acinetobacter calcoaceticus genome:
- a CDS encoding enoyl-CoA hydratase-related protein: protein MQELIKANTAAEGVLLLTLNRPEKRNALNNATLQCLCELLEEAEHNSQVKAVVLTGNAQCFAAGADLTELAAMDSVTLQLDIRPKLWQKIDAFSKPLITAVNGYALGAGFELVLHSDMVICGENARFALPEIGLGMLPGAGGTQRLARLVGQQLTMRWAMTGEMISVKQAEQHGICSQVVPTELTVEYAVQLAAKIAKQAPLAIRVIKQSIKNIHETTLSQGLKFERQNFVWLAATKDRNEGINAFFEKRKPVFRGE from the coding sequence ATGCAAGAGTTGATTAAAGCCAACACAGCGGCAGAAGGTGTTTTGTTATTAACACTAAACCGTCCAGAGAAAAGAAATGCTTTAAACAATGCAACATTGCAGTGTTTATGCGAATTGCTCGAAGAAGCTGAACATAATTCACAAGTTAAAGCGGTGGTTTTAACGGGTAACGCTCAATGTTTTGCAGCTGGGGCAGATCTTACAGAGTTGGCTGCTATGGACTCTGTCACTTTGCAACTCGATATTCGCCCGAAGCTTTGGCAAAAAATTGATGCTTTTAGTAAGCCGCTCATTACCGCAGTAAATGGTTATGCCTTAGGCGCTGGGTTTGAGTTGGTTTTGCATTCGGATATGGTGATTTGCGGTGAAAATGCCCGTTTTGCTTTACCTGAAATTGGCCTTGGTATGTTGCCGGGTGCAGGCGGAACACAGCGTTTAGCACGCTTGGTGGGTCAGCAACTCACAATGCGCTGGGCAATGACAGGTGAGATGATTTCGGTAAAACAGGCAGAGCAACATGGTATTTGCAGTCAGGTGGTGCCGACTGAGTTAACCGTTGAATATGCGGTTCAACTTGCGGCCAAAATTGCGAAACAAGCGCCTTTAGCGATTCGCGTGATTAAACAATCAATTAAAAATATTCATGAAACGACTTTAAGTCAGGGACTTAAGTTTGAACGTCAAAACTTTGTCTGGTTGGCGGCTACAAAAGATCGAAACGAAGGGATTAATGCTTTTTTTGAGAAAAGAAAGCCAGTGTTTAGAGGTGAGTGA
- the pcaF gene encoding 3-oxoadipyl-CoA thiolase has product MEDVLICDFIRTPIGRYAGALSAVRADDLAALPIKYLKDKHPNLPWNTVDEVFLGCANQAGEDNRNVARMATLLAGLPDAVPAMTVNRLCASGLDAVGLAARSIKAGEAQFVLAGGVESMSRAPFVQAKPTEAFSRTPEIYDTTIGWRFVNKQLKAQYGTDSMPETAENVAEKYQISREDQDAFALRSQQKTAAAQQNGFFTDEILPVEIVDRKKNVNVVNRDEHPRETTLEALAKLKAPFRKEGGSVTAGNASGVNDGAACVLITNREFADTHGLKPLARVIGIASAGVEPKYMGIGPVPAVQKILKQTGLTLDQMDVIELNEAFAAQSLACMRELGLKDDDERVNPNGGAIALGHPLGMSGTRLVITATRELKKRGGRYALCTMCVGVGQGVALILENLN; this is encoded by the coding sequence ATGGAAGACGTTTTAATTTGCGATTTTATTCGTACCCCAATTGGACGATATGCAGGTGCCCTAAGTGCTGTACGTGCAGATGATTTAGCTGCATTGCCCATCAAATATTTAAAAGATAAACACCCGAACCTACCTTGGAATACTGTAGATGAAGTATTTTTAGGATGTGCCAATCAGGCTGGTGAAGACAACCGTAATGTTGCACGTATGGCGACATTGTTGGCAGGCTTACCTGATGCGGTACCAGCCATGACTGTTAATCGCTTGTGTGCATCGGGTTTAGATGCAGTAGGGCTTGCTGCACGCTCAATTAAAGCAGGTGAAGCACAGTTCGTTTTGGCTGGTGGTGTTGAGTCGATGAGCCGTGCACCATTTGTACAAGCTAAACCGACCGAAGCGTTTAGCCGAACCCCTGAAATTTATGACACAACCATTGGTTGGCGCTTTGTAAATAAACAACTTAAAGCACAATACGGCACCGACAGCATGCCGGAAACTGCCGAAAATGTAGCTGAAAAATATCAGATTAGTCGTGAAGACCAAGATGCTTTTGCATTGCGTAGCCAACAAAAGACGGCTGCTGCACAACAAAATGGTTTCTTTACCGACGAGATTTTGCCTGTCGAGATTGTAGACCGTAAGAAAAATGTGAACGTTGTTAATCGCGATGAACATCCGCGTGAAACGACACTTGAAGCACTCGCTAAGCTTAAAGCACCTTTTAGAAAAGAAGGCGGGTCAGTGACAGCCGGAAATGCTTCTGGTGTAAATGACGGTGCCGCGTGTGTGCTCATTACCAACCGTGAATTTGCAGATACCCATGGTTTAAAACCTTTAGCACGTGTGATTGGCATTGCAAGTGCGGGTGTTGAACCCAAATATATGGGTATAGGTCCTGTTCCGGCTGTGCAGAAAATTTTAAAGCAGACAGGTTTAACACTAGATCAGATGGATGTGATTGAACTAAATGAAGCATTCGCAGCCCAATCTTTAGCTTGTATGCGTGAACTTGGTCTAAAAGATGACGATGAACGCGTGAACCCAAATGGTGGTGCGATTGCGCTAGGACATCCGCTCGGTATGAGTGGTACACGCTTAGTCATTACCGCAACACGTGAGCTAAAAAAACGAGGTGGACGCTATGCACTTTGCACGATGTGTGTGGGTGTTGGACAAGGTGTCGCACTGATTTTGGAAAACTTAAATTAA
- a CDS encoding DapH/DapD/GlmU-related protein, whose amino-acid sequence MPCYSIDGVIPVVSPEAFVHPTAVLIGDVIIEAGVYVGPFASLRADFGRIHIKQNANIQDSCTVHGFPQSVTLVEEMGHIGHGTTLHGCRIGKNVLVGMNSVVLDYAEIGENTIIGANSLVKTKDIIPANVLAMGSPAKVARDLSEQEKKWKTRGTQEYMELAQRCLNTMQEVQPLSSELDDRLTYKDFSSSNYQIKQDSV is encoded by the coding sequence ATGCCTTGTTATAGTATTGACGGTGTTATTCCGGTGGTCAGCCCAGAGGCTTTTGTACATCCAACGGCTGTTTTAATTGGTGATGTGATTATTGAAGCGGGTGTATATGTAGGGCCATTTGCTTCATTGCGTGCCGATTTTGGTCGTATTCACATTAAGCAAAATGCCAATATACAAGATAGCTGCACCGTACATGGTTTTCCGCAAAGCGTGACTTTAGTTGAGGAAATGGGACACATTGGGCATGGCACAACTTTACATGGCTGCCGCATTGGTAAAAATGTTTTGGTCGGCATGAATAGTGTAGTTTTGGACTATGCCGAAATTGGTGAAAATACCATTATTGGCGCAAATAGCTTGGTCAAAACCAAAGATATTATTCCGGCAAATGTATTGGCAATGGGTAGTCCTGCCAAGGTTGCACGTGATTTATCAGAACAAGAAAAAAAATGGAAAACCCGCGGTACGCAAGAATACATGGAGCTTGCCCAGCGCTGCTTAAATACAATGCAAGAAGTTCAGCCTTTAAGCTCAGAGTTGGATGACCGCCTGACCTATAAGGACTTTAGTTCTTCAAACTATCAGATTAAACAAGATAGTGTTTAA
- the paaD gene encoding 1,2-phenylacetyl-CoA epoxidase subunit PaaD: protein MHMIRHCIDQCWDVLQTVSDPEIPVLSVVDLGMIRGVDINDQQEIVVRLTPTYSGCPATDMLKAQIVEAFTAEALTPVKVMVDLSEAWTTDWMSEAGKKKLQVYGIAPPEGLAHQCGTHVHLIDGVECPRCKSRHTRLLTEFSSTACKALYKCQDCLEPFDYFKCI from the coding sequence ATGCACATGATTCGTCATTGTATCGACCAATGTTGGGATGTTTTACAAACGGTAAGTGATCCTGAAATTCCGGTTTTATCTGTTGTGGATTTAGGCATGATTCGGGGTGTAGACATTAACGATCAACAAGAAATTGTGGTTCGTCTAACGCCAACATATAGCGGTTGCCCAGCAACAGATATGTTGAAAGCACAAATTGTTGAGGCATTTACCGCAGAAGCGTTGACCCCAGTCAAAGTCATGGTCGATTTATCAGAAGCATGGACCACGGACTGGATGTCTGAGGCGGGTAAAAAGAAATTGCAAGTTTATGGCATTGCGCCACCTGAAGGGTTGGCACATCAATGTGGTACGCATGTTCATTTGATTGATGGCGTAGAGTGCCCACGTTGTAAAAGCCGACATACCCGACTGTTAACAGAGTTTAGTTCTACCGCCTGTAAAGCACTTTATAAATGTCAGGACTGTCTTGAGCCTTTTGATTACTTCAAATGTATTTAA
- the paaK gene encoding phenylacetate--CoA ligase PaaK, with translation MDSLTTDNVEQLTLAELRELQTKRLKQTLTFVYENSPVYKKKFDEAGVHPNDFVTLDDLAKFPFTTKQDLRDNYPFGMFAVPQEQIVRLHASSGTTGKPTVVGYTQKDINTWSDIVARCLRMAGLTAKDMIQVAYGYGLFTGGLGAHYGAERLGATVIPMSGGQTEKQVQLIQDFKPTAIMVTPSYCVSIIEKLEQQFGTARNTSLKVGIFGAEPWTNELRREIEERLNIKALDIYGLSEVMGPGVAMQCLGEGEGLTIWEDHFYPEIINPETGEVCKDGELGELVFTTITKEGLPIIRYRTRDLTRLLAGENLAMRKMDKIVGRSDDMLIIRGVNVFPTQIEEQILQVPNLVPNYEILVTKKGHMDTLHIRTEMCHNCTIQANQLAQELMKRIKTMIGISVTVEVVTEATLPRSEGKAKRVIDMRQIA, from the coding sequence ATGGACAGCCTTACAACGGATAATGTTGAACAATTAACACTTGCAGAGCTTAGAGAACTGCAAACTAAACGGTTAAAACAAACCCTGACTTTTGTATATGAAAATAGTCCGGTCTATAAGAAAAAGTTCGATGAAGCAGGTGTACATCCTAATGACTTCGTGACTTTAGACGATCTGGCGAAGTTTCCATTTACAACCAAACAGGATTTAAGAGACAACTATCCTTTTGGGATGTTTGCCGTACCGCAAGAACAGATTGTGCGTTTACATGCGTCATCTGGGACAACGGGTAAACCGACCGTCGTAGGTTATACCCAAAAAGATATTAATACGTGGTCGGACATTGTTGCGCGTTGCTTACGTATGGCAGGTTTAACTGCCAAAGATATGATTCAGGTTGCTTATGGCTATGGACTGTTTACTGGTGGTCTAGGTGCACATTATGGCGCTGAACGCTTAGGTGCGACGGTTATTCCAATGTCTGGCGGACAAACTGAAAAGCAAGTCCAGCTCATTCAAGACTTTAAACCTACTGCAATTATGGTTACGCCATCGTATTGCGTGAGTATTATCGAAAAGCTGGAACAGCAATTTGGTACTGCACGTAATACGTCTTTAAAAGTCGGTATTTTTGGTGCCGAGCCGTGGACCAACGAACTGCGCCGTGAAATTGAAGAACGCCTCAATATTAAAGCACTCGATATTTATGGTTTGTCTGAGGTAATGGGTCCGGGTGTTGCCATGCAATGTCTAGGTGAGGGCGAGGGATTAACCATTTGGGAAGATCATTTCTACCCAGAAATTATTAACCCTGAAACGGGTGAAGTCTGTAAAGATGGTGAACTTGGCGAATTAGTCTTTACGACCATTACCAAAGAAGGCCTGCCGATTATTCGTTACCGTACCCGTGATTTGACCCGTTTACTGGCGGGAGAAAATCTGGCAATGCGTAAAATGGATAAAATTGTGGGCCGTAGTGACGACATGCTGATTATTCGCGGCGTGAACGTTTTTCCAACCCAAATTGAAGAGCAAATTTTGCAAGTTCCGAATTTAGTTCCAAATTATGAAATTTTGGTGACTAAAAAAGGACATATGGATACTTTGCATATTCGTACAGAGATGTGTCATAACTGTACTATACAGGCCAATCAGCTTGCTCAGGAGTTGATGAAACGTATTAAAACCATGATTGGGATTAGCGTTACTGTAGAGGTTGTTACAGAAGCGACCTTACCTCGTTCGGAAGGTAAGGCAAAGCGGGTAATCGATATGCGTCAGATTGCTTAA
- the paaC gene encoding 1,2-phenylacetyl-CoA epoxidase subunit PaaC: MNHSVLSKFLLHIGDSQLVLSQRLAEWCGHAPELEVDIALANIGLDLLGQARNFLTLAGQYDENQRDEDQLAYFRTEREFLNLLLCEQPNGDFAQTIVRQWLMDHYHLHLFTALTQSSLPELSALAVKSLKEVKYHIRFSTSWMERLSLSTDEAHQRVQDGLNNLWRFTAELFELNADEQALVAQGVIPDFSNEKEQWDKTIADELKRFELNVAVNGAYRRGAKQGLHTEHLGFLLAEMQSIQRTYPGMTW; the protein is encoded by the coding sequence ATGAATCATTCAGTTTTATCTAAATTCTTATTACATATTGGCGATAGCCAACTGGTCTTATCACAGCGTTTAGCTGAGTGGTGTGGACATGCACCTGAGCTTGAAGTTGATATTGCTTTAGCAAATATCGGTTTGGACTTGTTAGGTCAGGCGAGAAACTTTCTGACTTTGGCAGGTCAATATGATGAAAACCAACGTGATGAAGATCAGCTCGCTTATTTTCGTACAGAGCGTGAGTTTCTAAACTTATTGTTATGCGAACAACCGAACGGTGATTTTGCGCAAACGATTGTACGCCAATGGCTAATGGATCATTACCATCTTCATTTATTTACTGCGTTAACCCAGAGTTCACTTCCTGAATTAAGTGCGCTTGCCGTCAAATCTTTAAAAGAAGTGAAGTATCACATCCGTTTTTCGACAAGCTGGATGGAGCGTTTAAGTTTAAGCACAGATGAAGCGCATCAACGTGTACAAGACGGATTAAATAATTTATGGCGCTTTACCGCTGAGTTATTTGAACTTAATGCAGACGAACAAGCATTAGTCGCTCAAGGCGTGATTCCAGATTTTTCAAATGAAAAAGAACAATGGGATAAAACCATTGCAGATGAGCTTAAGCGCTTTGAATTAAATGTTGCTGTTAATGGCGCTTATCGCCGTGGTGCGAAACAAGGATTGCATACCGAGCATTTAGGATTTTTGTTGGCTGAAATGCAAAGTATTCAAAGAACTTATCCGGGAATGACCTGGTAA
- the paaB gene encoding 1,2-phenylacetyl-CoA epoxidase subunit PaaB, whose protein sequence is MEDKKNWSLYEVFVRSKQGLSHRHVGSLRAPDDEIALQHARDVYTRRNEGISIWVVRSELIKSSQPDEKAEFFEPALDKVYRHPTFYHIPDGIEHM, encoded by the coding sequence ATGGAAGATAAAAAAAACTGGTCACTCTACGAGGTATTTGTCCGTAGCAAACAAGGCTTAAGCCACCGTCATGTAGGCAGCTTAAGAGCACCAGATGACGAAATCGCACTTCAACATGCGCGCGATGTTTACACTCGCCGTAATGAAGGAATTAGCATTTGGGTGGTTCGTTCTGAACTTATTAAGTCTTCGCAGCCAGATGAAAAAGCTGAATTTTTCGAACCTGCTCTAGATAAGGTTTATCGTCATCCGACTTTTTACCATATTCCAGACGGCATTGAGCATATGTAA
- a CDS encoding PaaX family transcriptional regulator C-terminal domain-containing protein: MSMSAKIQQIIDSVVKNETLSGTSLISTIFGDSVLHRGGNISLASLIQLLELFGFNDRAVRTSVFRLVKNDWLCSDKIGRTSFYRITDSSRSTYLQAEQRIYNDQMKEWDHYWDLILMSSLDTENKALLKKELEWLGFANISTNLMAYPGCNRIELQRLLVDLNMSEQVVVFKAETLQLFNNSVDTIGRMLRTNWPIDELRQRYLQFLDIFREIGVLLMQENEQLEPVQAFQIRTLLIHYYRRILLKDPALPLELLPTDWPAISARTLSMNIYKKVFEPADEYFLSVAATAEGPMPNASAHYWRRFGGLVATNERVNHALL, translated from the coding sequence ATGAGTATGAGTGCAAAAATACAGCAAATAATTGATTCTGTTGTAAAGAATGAGACCTTAAGTGGAACTTCGCTTATTTCGACAATTTTTGGAGATTCAGTACTTCATCGGGGTGGGAACATTAGTCTTGCAAGCCTGATTCAGTTATTAGAGCTGTTTGGTTTTAATGACCGCGCTGTAAGAACTTCTGTTTTTCGTTTAGTTAAAAATGATTGGTTATGTTCAGACAAAATCGGCAGAACCAGTTTTTATCGAATTACCGATTCAAGCCGTTCGACCTATTTGCAGGCCGAGCAACGCATTTATAACGACCAGATGAAAGAGTGGGATCATTATTGGGATCTTATTCTCATGTCTAGCCTCGACACTGAAAATAAAGCGTTGTTAAAAAAAGAACTCGAATGGTTAGGATTTGCCAATATTTCGACAAACTTAATGGCTTATCCAGGTTGTAACCGTATTGAACTGCAACGCTTATTGGTTGACTTAAATATGAGTGAGCAAGTGGTGGTGTTTAAAGCCGAAACATTGCAGCTCTTTAATAATTCGGTCGATACTATTGGGCGTATGCTCAGAACCAACTGGCCAATCGATGAATTACGTCAAAGATATTTACAGTTTCTCGATATTTTTAGAGAAATTGGGGTGTTGTTGATGCAAGAAAACGAACAACTAGAACCAGTTCAGGCCTTTCAAATTCGAACTTTGCTGATTCATTATTATCGACGGATTTTATTAAAAGACCCTGCATTACCGCTTGAATTGTTGCCAACTGACTGGCCAGCGATTAGTGCACGAACTTTATCAATGAATATTTATAAAAAAGTATTTGAACCTGCGGATGAATACTTCTTGTCTGTTGCTGCAACAGCAGAAGGACCAATGCCAAATGCCTCAGCGCATTATTGGCGCCGTTTCGGAGGTTTGGTTGCGACAAATGAGAGGGTAAATCATGCCTTGTTATAG
- the paaE gene encoding 1,2-phenylacetyl-CoA epoxidase subunit PaaE, whose translation MSQFVPLKVKSITPQTDQAICIAFDVVPEQQEQFQFQPGQHLTIRHLTEAGEIRRCYSICSYAAKEDISIAVKKIDQGQFSHWANDHLKVGDVLEVMPPQGVFFQKAAKLGGQNFLGVAAGSGITPILSIVKQVLFEQPEANFTLLYGNRSWKQTMFAEQIMDLKDQFKERFQLINIFSREFNDSELMNGRIDAEKLKQLFDFDVLETSFDHVFACGPDEMMNAVESTLPNYGIAAEKIHTERFHTGQARKRSAEADANRKEEKVNIILDGRELIVSVAQDDESILDAALRAGADLPYACKGGVCATCRCKVVSGEVDMFLNYSLEKDEVEKGYVLSCQTLPKGPNVRLSFDE comes from the coding sequence ATGAGCCAATTTGTACCATTAAAAGTAAAAAGTATTACGCCTCAAACCGATCAGGCAATTTGTATTGCATTTGACGTTGTACCTGAACAACAAGAACAATTTCAATTTCAACCGGGTCAACATTTAACAATTCGCCATTTAACCGAAGCTGGTGAAATCCGCCGTTGTTATTCAATTTGTAGCTATGCTGCAAAAGAAGACATCAGTATTGCGGTTAAAAAAATTGATCAGGGTCAATTTTCACATTGGGCAAATGACCATTTAAAAGTAGGTGATGTGCTTGAAGTGATGCCACCACAAGGCGTGTTTTTCCAAAAAGCAGCCAAGTTGGGCGGACAAAACTTTTTAGGCGTTGCCGCGGGCAGTGGCATTACCCCAATTTTATCGATTGTTAAGCAGGTTTTATTTGAACAGCCTGAAGCCAACTTTACTTTGCTTTATGGCAATCGTTCATGGAAACAAACCATGTTTGCCGAGCAAATTATGGATTTGAAAGATCAGTTTAAAGAACGCTTTCAACTCATCAATATTTTTTCTCGTGAGTTCAACGACAGTGAATTGATGAATGGTCGTATTGATGCAGAAAAGCTAAAACAGCTTTTTGACTTTGATGTACTTGAAACAAGTTTTGACCATGTTTTTGCCTGTGGTCCAGACGAAATGATGAATGCTGTAGAAAGCACGCTACCAAATTATGGGATTGCAGCAGAGAAAATTCACACTGAACGTTTCCATACAGGACAAGCCCGTAAACGTAGTGCTGAAGCTGATGCAAACCGTAAAGAGGAAAAAGTAAACATCATTTTAGATGGTCGTGAGCTGATTGTTTCTGTGGCTCAGGATGATGAAAGTATTCTTGATGCTGCTTTACGTGCAGGTGCTGACTTACCGTATGCCTGTAAAGGTGGGGTGTGTGCAACATGCCGTTGTAAGGTTGTTTCTGGTGAAGTGGATATGTTCCTTAACTATAGTCTTGAAAAAGATGAAGTCGAAAAGGGCTATGTACTTAGCTGCCAGACCTTGCCAAAAGGCCCAAATGTTCGTTTGAGTTTTGATGAATAG
- the paaG gene encoding 2-(1,2-epoxy-1,2-dihydrophenyl)acetyl-CoA isomerase PaaG → MDYQNIIAKEKNGVGYLTFNRPKALNSFNVDMHREVAEVLNLWSKNADVRCVVISGEGRGFCAGQDLGDRVVDPNAEAPDLGYSIETYYNPLIKTIVNMPKPVICAVNGVAAGAGANIALACDLVIAAKSANFVQAFCRLGLVPDSAGTWFLPRAVGHARAMGLTLLGDKLPAETAKEWGMIWDVVEDAELKTKVTELAERLAKQPTFGLSLIKKAIHQSSNNTFDEQVLLERDLQRIAGRSEDYREGVQAFMNKREPNFKGR, encoded by the coding sequence ATGGACTATCAAAATATTATTGCTAAAGAAAAAAATGGTGTTGGCTACCTGACATTTAACCGCCCAAAAGCACTGAATAGCTTTAACGTTGATATGCATCGTGAAGTGGCTGAGGTCTTAAACCTGTGGAGTAAAAATGCAGATGTTCGCTGCGTCGTGATTAGTGGCGAAGGCCGTGGCTTTTGTGCAGGTCAAGATTTAGGTGATCGTGTAGTAGACCCAAATGCTGAAGCTCCAGATTTAGGATATTCCATTGAAACTTACTATAACCCGCTGATTAAAACGATTGTAAATATGCCAAAGCCTGTCATTTGTGCCGTAAATGGTGTGGCAGCAGGTGCAGGGGCAAATATTGCACTGGCATGTGATTTGGTGATTGCAGCCAAATCGGCAAACTTTGTACAAGCATTTTGTCGCTTAGGTTTGGTTCCAGACTCGGCTGGTACATGGTTTTTACCACGTGCTGTAGGCCATGCTCGCGCTATGGGTTTGACCTTATTAGGCGACAAGTTGCCAGCAGAAACCGCAAAAGAATGGGGCATGATTTGGGATGTGGTTGAAGACGCTGAGCTTAAAACAAAAGTCACTGAGCTCGCAGAACGTTTAGCGAAACAGCCTACATTTGGTTTATCTCTTATTAAAAAAGCGATTCATCAATCAAGTAATAACACCTTTGATGAGCAAGTGTTGTTAGAGCGAGATTTACAACGTATTGCTGGACGCTCGGAAGATTATCGCGAAGGTGTGCAAGCCTTTATGAATAAACGTGAACCAAATTTTAAAGGGCGCTAA
- a CDS encoding 3-hydroxyacyl-CoA dehydrogenase — protein MTDLDLSRAQIAVIGSGTMGIGIAQLAIVNGHSTVLYDLDAQKAQQAVEGLGQTFKKLVEKSKLTQQQADEALARLTVVNQVEALRDADLVIEAVVEKKEVKQSLFKQLAEICSAQTIFASNTSSISVTAISAGIAHPERVVGLHFFNPAPVMKLVEIVQGLKTPNSLCLALKNLMLSWKKIPVLTKSTPGFIVNRIARPFYAEGFRALQEQVTSYDQLDYALKQCGGFAMGPCELTDLIGQDVNFSVTQSVYQEFFYEPRYRPSLIQKELVDAGAWGRKSKQGFYRYNEKNQYETFQPQAVVAKPVDARIQLKGAWSQLPTFLTRLDLKSGSVNDDNILQIDDIDLRLSQGESANIHYLSRKVVLMDWHHDFEKAQAVVLSHNELCEASDLAKVEAYFAQFGMSVMWIKDHPALLTLRTIALLINEACEVSLHGVASLEDIDNAMKYGVNYPKGPYQWLTQMGGAYVLQTLNNLYALYGEEKYRASIYLKQYVAKTQNIATQYSRDMTEFA, from the coding sequence ATGACAGATCTAGATTTATCTCGTGCCCAAATTGCCGTAATTGGTTCTGGAACTATGGGCATTGGAATTGCTCAGTTAGCTATCGTCAATGGGCACTCGACTGTTTTATATGATCTGGATGCTCAAAAAGCGCAACAAGCCGTTGAGGGCTTGGGGCAGACTTTTAAAAAGCTGGTCGAAAAGAGCAAGCTCACACAACAGCAAGCTGATGAAGCCTTAGCGCGTTTAACTGTGGTGAATCAAGTTGAAGCGCTACGTGATGCCGACTTAGTCATTGAAGCAGTCGTTGAGAAAAAAGAAGTTAAACAGTCTTTATTTAAGCAGCTTGCTGAAATTTGTAGTGCGCAAACCATTTTTGCAAGTAACACATCTTCAATCTCAGTGACTGCAATTTCGGCTGGCATTGCTCACCCTGAGCGCGTGGTAGGTTTACACTTTTTTAACCCTGCGCCAGTCATGAAACTGGTCGAAATTGTACAAGGTTTAAAAACACCAAATAGCCTATGTTTGGCTTTAAAAAACTTGATGTTGAGCTGGAAAAAAATTCCAGTATTAACCAAGTCGACTCCCGGTTTTATTGTCAACCGAATTGCACGTCCGTTTTATGCAGAAGGTTTTAGAGCACTGCAAGAACAAGTCACCAGCTACGACCAACTAGATTATGCGTTAAAGCAATGTGGCGGTTTTGCGATGGGGCCGTGTGAACTTACAGACCTCATTGGGCAAGATGTTAACTTTTCAGTGACACAAAGCGTTTATCAAGAGTTTTTTTACGAACCACGCTACCGTCCAAGCCTCATTCAAAAAGAATTAGTCGATGCGGGTGCTTGGGGCCGTAAGTCAAAACAAGGCTTTTATCGCTATAACGAAAAAAATCAGTACGAGACATTTCAGCCTCAAGCAGTAGTTGCCAAGCCAGTTGATGCACGTATTCAGCTAAAAGGTGCTTGGTCTCAGCTACCTACTTTTTTAACGCGTTTAGATTTAAAAAGCGGATCTGTGAACGATGACAATATTCTTCAAATTGATGATATCGACTTACGTTTAAGCCAAGGTGAATCAGCTAATATTCATTATCTGAGCCGTAAAGTGGTTTTGATGGATTGGCATCATGATTTTGAAAAAGCTCAGGCTGTGGTGCTCAGTCATAACGAACTGTGTGAAGCAAGTGATTTGGCTAAAGTTGAAGCTTACTTTGCGCAATTTGGCATGAGCGTCATGTGGATTAAAGACCATCCGGCACTGTTAACCTTACGCACCATCGCTTTACTCATTAATGAAGCATGTGAAGTAAGTTTACATGGTGTTGCGAGTCTGGAAGATATTGATAATGCCATGAAATATGGAGTGAACTATCCTAAAGGCCCTTACCAGTGGTTGACACAAATGGGCGGTGCTTATGTGCTCCAAACCTTAAATAACTTATATGCACTGTATGGAGAGGAAAAATATCGCGCGAGTATCTACCTCAAGCAATATGTAGCGAAAACTCAAAACATTGCTACTCAATATTCACGTGATATGACCGAATTTGCATAA